CGCCGAAGTCGTGGCGGCGGCGGTCGGTGCGGTCCGGCCGGTGCTGCTGGTGCCGGTGCCGGACACTCCGGCGGCGGCGCGTGCCCGCTTCGGCGACCACCTCGAGCGGATGACCCGGCACTGCGCCCGGCGGCTACGGGCCGCGGGGTGGCCGGTCCTGGTGCGTCGTCCGGTGCGGGCCGCACCCCGCCCGGACTCGGTCGGGCTGGACAGCGCCGGCCGGGCGGTGGCGGCCGAGGCCGCGTTCCGCGTTCGGCCGGGCAGCGCTGCGGCACCGCCGGGCTCGACCGTGGTGCTGCTGGACGACATCGTCACCACCGGGGCCACCCTCGCCGCGATCAGTCGGGTGCTGACCGCGCAGGGGCTCGCTCCGTCGTCGGCCGCGGTGCTGGCCGCGACCCGGAAAAGGCACCAACGGTGACTGATTGTGTTTCCGTTTCACCCCATCGTGTATGAGCTGTGGAAATTACTCGGCGGTATTGGCGACCAGGGGTGACGGCCGGGCAAACAGGAGTTAGCGTTTGCTTGTCAGGGGTAGGAAGGCCAACCAACCACCCACCCCCGGCGGTG
This DNA window, taken from Micromonospora sp. FIMYZ51, encodes the following:
- a CDS encoding ComF family protein, encoding MLPAECAGCREQRPGLRRGICPVCVRALRALRPGPVRPVPAPAGLPPCHALGAYGGPLRETLLAYKDHGRHALARPLGELLAEVVAAAVGAVRPVLLVPVPDTPAAARARFGDHLERMTRHCARRLRAAGWPVLVRRPVRAAPRPDSVGLDSAGRAVAAEAAFRVRPGSAAAPPGSTVVLLDDIVTTGATLAAISRVLTAQGLAPSSAAVLAATRKRHQR